A region from the Lolium perenne isolate Kyuss_39 chromosome 4, Kyuss_2.0, whole genome shotgun sequence genome encodes:
- the LOC127295789 gene encoding uncharacterized protein, with translation MAAAEEKWLMTSEEEKEKEEEAGARYSLCIVRDCACYRHRYRSPRTPRVAPGRDYHCMPAGADQSPTWSLLVGIMEGAVLRLKRLRVARSGLIFGRSDDALESFRDIDIPLPTGCCFSTCAALAPDGRSLCVLHGAYNEKPRALQLTLQPHTNTEEPATEGRRFPLELDLPEVEAASRSIPIYVGDHLWALSAIEKGPNFSVLMRRLVPGDGWQQVGHTITTPYVHGQFSLWGSWFLQGYAVLPDAALILVSFNQGGLFFTFAPDSGDWTRVPTDATRSPDYVPILGRGVYIEQDKAVYMIRHNTIYAYNLTFYQDDQGRQQLGQLDPPITIDSVCPFNSCQGYGFLTRLDPDRLMCSVWISLGSGPPCHCGNLHAIVTTFRLRHPSQGGIEVLHSSFRRVDMVPRPRQQEFCFLLDYEDKDSPVVLLQHDQGQEDLTSSQDIDRPSKMLECCRQYFTREDPRMCFLCGSDGHIARECSFPPQERSSAMPPWGPTSSMPVDPASMQRQVSFSSCNVAPLNPATATIKKRLFIVCKIGSQPVIYPTGVMDESLLLEQPSAMPLEPCYAPDGGDDYWHFIHSGSKIHAVSCTRDVMFEFTLNKPVPSIKLPVRWPKTDPFVMVIRVGGETIGVTDSLEVFHQKESTDGGSTTWLPCKTDQSHVLRRKVVIFGYVQVTDHSFLLWDAVTGSCLLFDLGAKRWRVVMPWAAFKDKLPRTSPDCFLNGRCVFVDGFIYTCRDGGLAAHQLLHKDHSVYLSQPIFLRFSWLVEGVNYDMCLDYAGKDVESGAIFFYVVQGGHSPPKNDVHITIVQVKTKRTPSNGMKPVRVYPVDRTTRPLRYTGSFRTICCFAASF, from the exons atggcggcggcggaggagaagTGGCTGATGACgtcggaggaggagaaggagaaggaggaggaggcgggggCGCGGTACTCGCTCTGCATCGTGCGCGATTGCGCGTGCTACCGGCATAGATACCGCTCGCCCCGGACCCCCCGCGTCGCCCCCGGGAGGGACTACCACTGCATGCCCGCCGGCGCCGACCAGAGCCCCACCTGGTCCCTGCTCGTCGGGATCATGGAGGGCGCCGTCCTACGGCTGAAACGCCTCCGCGTTGCACGATCCGGGCTGATATTCGGCCGGAGCGACGACGCGCTCGAGTCCTTCCGCGACATCGACATCCCGTTGCCGACTGGGTGTTGTTTCAGCACCTGCGCCGCCCTGGCTCCCGACGGCCGCTCGCTCTGCGTTCTGCACGGGGCCTACAATGAGAAGCCCCGGGCCCTGCAGCTGACTTTGCAGCCGCATACCAACACCGAGGAGCCGGCGACTGAAGGGAGGAGGTTCCCGTTGGAGCTGGATCTGCCGGAGGTTGAAGCGGCCAGTCGTAGCATACCCATTTACGTCGGCGACCACTTGTGGGCTCTGTCTGCCATCGAGAAAGGACCCAATTTCAGCGTGCTCATGCGACGGCTCGTCCCCGGGGACGGATGGCAGCAGGTCGGCCACACCATCACGACCCCATACGTGCACGGCCAGTTCTCACTGTGGGGCAGCTGGTTCCTCCAGGGCTATGCCGTGCTCCCAGACGCTGCGCTGATCCTCGTCTCCTTCAACCAAGgcggcctcttcttcacctttgcCCCCGACTCCGGCGACTGGACCCGGGTGCCCACAGACGCGACAAGGTCGCCAGACTACGTCCCTATCCTCGGTCGGGGCGTGTACATCGAGCAAGACAAGGCCGTCTACATGATCCGCCACAACACCATCTACGCCTACAATCTCACCTTCTACCAGGATGATCAGGGGAGGCAGCAGCTCGGGCAGCTGGACCCGCCCATCACAATCGATTCCGTCTGTCCTTTCAATTCCTGCCAAGGCTACGGCTTCCTCACCCGTCTCGACCCCGACCGCCTCATGTGCTCCGTCTGGATCAGCCTCGGTTCAGGTCCACCATGCCACTGTGGCAACCTACATGCCATCGTCACCACCTTCCGCCTCCGCCACCCGTCTCAGGGAGGAATAGAGGTGCTGCATTCCTCTTTCCGCCGGGTAGACATGGTGCCCAGGCCAAGACAACAGGAATTCTGCTTTCTACT GGATTATGAGGACAAGGACTCTCCGGTGGTGCTGCTCCAACACGATCAAGGGCAGGAGGATCTAACCAGTTCCCAGGACATCGACCGCCCCTCCAAGATGCTTGAATGTTGCAG ACAGTATTTCACACGGGAAGACCCACGGATGTGCTTTCTGTGCGGCAGCGATGGTCACATTGCCCGTGAATGCTCTTTCCCGCCACAGGagcgctcctcggcaatgccaccCTGGGGACCGACTAGCAGCATGCCGGTTGACCCTGCTTCAATGCAACGCCAAGTCAGTTTTTCAAGTTGTAATGTTGCCCCTCTGAACCCTGCTACAGCAACTATCAAGAAAAGACTGTTTATCGTTTGCAAAATTGGCTCGCAACCAGTGATCTACCCGACAGGTGTTATGGATGAGAGTTTACTGTTAGAACAACCCAGTGCCATGCCTCTTGAACCGTGTTATGCTCCAGATGGTGGTGATGACTATTGGCACTTTATTCATAGTGGCTCAAAAATACACGCAGTCTCGTGCACAAGAGATGTTATGTTTGAGTTTACTCTGAACAAGCCCGTGCCGAGTATCAAGCTACCTGTACGGTGGCCTAAGACTGATCCTTTCGTTATGGTTATCAGAGTTGGTGGAGAGACCATTGGTGTTACTGATAGTCTGGAAGTTTTCCACCAGAAAGAGTCGACAGATGGTGGATCCACCACGTGGTTGCCTTGCAAGACAGATCAGTCGCATGTTCTCCGCAGGAAGGTTGTGATATTTGGATATGTACAAGTGACTGATCATTCCTTTCTACTTTGGGATGCTGTCACAGGTTCGTGCCTTTTGTTTGACCTGGGTGCAAAACGATGGCGCGTCGTCATGCCTTGGGCCGCATTCAAAGACAAACTGCCAAGGACTAGCCCAGACTGTTTCTTAAATGGTAGATGTGtatttgtggatggttttatctaCACATGCAGAGATGGAGGGCTTGCTGCTCATCAACTACTTCATAAAGATCATTCTGTGTATCTCAGCCAGCCGATCTTTCTACGATTCTCATGGCTCGTAGAGGGTGTGAATTATGACATGTGCTTGGATTATGCTGGCAAAGATGTGGAATCTGGTGCTATTTTTTTTTACGTGGTGCAAG GTGGACATTCACCACCCAAGAAtgatgtgcacatcaccattgtcCAGGTTAAGACTAAAAGAACACCCAGCAATGGAATGAAGCCAGTGAGAGTATACCCTGTGGACCGTACCACGCGTCCCTTGCGTTACACAGGATCCTTCCGTACCATATGCTGCTTTGCAGCCTCTTTCTGA